A section of the Anabaena cylindrica PCC 7122 genome encodes:
- a CDS encoding response regulator produces the protein MNTENLEKRKVLIADDDEDCREMLSFLLDGEGWDVIEAKDGQEALEKVVQCQPNLLILDNRMPELTGIEVYQHLQIQGINLAIVFATAYGYPEELVSTLGVSYWVTKPYDIPTLLDTIESAYENSITFM, from the coding sequence ATGAATACTGAAAATTTAGAAAAGCGCAAAGTGCTGATTGCAGATGATGACGAAGATTGTCGAGAAATGCTTTCTTTTTTACTGGATGGAGAAGGCTGGGATGTCATAGAAGCAAAGGATGGTCAAGAAGCTTTAGAAAAAGTAGTTCAGTGTCAACCAAATTTATTAATCTTAGATAATAGAATGCCAGAACTCACAGGAATTGAGGTTTACCAACACCTTCAGATTCAGGGCATTAATTTAGCTATTGTATTCGCTACTGCTTATGGTTATCCAGAGGAATTAGTTTCAACTTTGGGTGTTTCCTATTGGGTAACTAAACCATATGATATTCCCACGTTACTGGATACTATAGAGTCAGCTTACGAAAACTCAATTACTTTCATGTAG
- a CDS encoding DUF3181 family protein, whose protein sequence is MAPTNTTELLEALASEIGENVYLDIAKWHLYLSNAKMHTILAEQLYPLITSKTVNEDRVLQLLASIPVKIGGGRKEIPLIDLLPLQCQVTLVDILEKYQREI, encoded by the coding sequence ATGGCTCCAACCAACACCACAGAACTACTAGAAGCCCTAGCATCAGAAATTGGTGAAAACGTCTACCTAGATATTGCCAAATGGCATCTTTATCTATCTAATGCCAAAATGCATACAATTCTTGCCGAACAGTTGTATCCCTTAATCACTTCCAAAACCGTCAACGAAGACCGAGTTCTGCAATTATTAGCATCCATACCCGTAAAAATTGGCGGTGGTAGAAAAGAAATACCATTAATTGATTTATTACCGCTGCAATGTCAAGTTACCCTAGTAGATATTCTCGAAAAATACCAAAGAGAAATCTAA
- a CDS encoding ABA4-like family protein, with protein sequence MNITDLFNVANLFVLPFWALMILLPNWNITRKVMESYLPFVVLAGAYLYLFVTSITPENAAALSNPQLADIAKFFGDETAAATGWIHFLVMDLFVGRWIYWEGQKTNIWTIHSLALCLFAGPLGVLSHIFTYWITKAFSKGSEDVKVAEKAAVN encoded by the coding sequence ATGAACATCACAGATTTGTTTAATGTTGCCAATTTGTTTGTTTTGCCTTTTTGGGCTTTGATGATTCTGTTACCTAACTGGAATATCACCCGCAAGGTAATGGAATCTTATTTACCTTTTGTGGTATTAGCTGGTGCATATTTGTATTTATTTGTCACCAGTATTACTCCAGAAAATGCCGCTGCTTTATCCAATCCTCAATTAGCAGATATAGCTAAGTTTTTCGGTGATGAAACGGCCGCTGCTACGGGGTGGATTCACTTTTTGGTCATGGATTTATTTGTAGGAAGATGGATTTATTGGGAAGGACAAAAAACAAATATTTGGACAATTCACTCTTTGGCTTTATGTTTATTTGCAGGCCCTTTAGGTGTGCTTTCTCATATTTTTACCTATTGGATTACTAAGGCATTTTCTAAAGGTTCTGAAGATGTAAAAGTAGCAGAAAAAGCTGCTGTGAATTAA
- the cobW gene encoding cobalamin biosynthesis protein CobW → MATKIPVTVITGFLGSGKTSLIRHLLQNNQGRRIAVLVNEFGELGIDGELLKSCQICPEDETEANPETQNNNNIFELTNGCLCCTVQEEFYPTMRELIKRRDSIDCIIIETSGLALPKPLVKAFRWQEIRNAATVDAVITVVDCAAVAAGTFASDLEAIAAQRQEDDSLEHETPLQELFEDQLACADLVILNKTDLVDNETQAQVLELVKKELPRVVKIVESDYGKLDPSILLGFEAAVEDNLDSRPSHHDTEEDHDHDEEINSTHVILDRTFDPEKLQARLEKLVQEQEIYRIKGFVAVDNKPMRLVMQGVGNRFDKFYDRPWKLEEAKQTSLVFIGRNLQSSEIESQLVAL, encoded by the coding sequence ATGGCTACAAAAATCCCCGTAACAGTCATCACAGGCTTCTTAGGAAGCGGTAAAACCAGCCTCATCCGTCACTTACTCCAAAATAACCAAGGACGACGCATAGCAGTATTAGTCAACGAATTTGGCGAACTGGGGATAGATGGAGAATTATTGAAATCTTGTCAAATTTGCCCCGAAGATGAAACAGAAGCAAATCCAGAAACCCAAAATAATAACAATATATTTGAACTTACAAACGGCTGTTTATGCTGCACCGTTCAAGAAGAATTTTACCCGACAATGCGGGAATTAATTAAACGCCGAGATAGTATTGATTGTATTATTATTGAAACCTCTGGTTTAGCTTTACCAAAACCATTAGTTAAAGCTTTTCGTTGGCAAGAAATCCGCAATGCTGCTACAGTAGATGCAGTAATTACAGTTGTAGATTGTGCTGCGGTTGCTGCGGGAACATTTGCCAGTGATTTAGAAGCCATAGCTGCACAACGCCAAGAAGATGATAGTCTAGAACATGAAACACCATTACAAGAATTGTTTGAAGATCAACTTGCTTGTGCTGATTTAGTGATTTTGAATAAAACTGATTTAGTTGATAATGAAACTCAAGCACAAGTCCTAGAATTAGTTAAAAAAGAATTACCTAGAGTTGTGAAAATTGTCGAAAGCGATTATGGTAAATTAGACCCATCTATATTATTAGGATTTGAAGCCGCAGTTGAAGATAATTTAGATTCCCGTCCTAGTCATCATGATACCGAAGAAGACCATGATCATGATGAAGAAATTAACTCAACTCACGTTATTTTAGACCGAACATTTGACCCAGAAAAGCTACAAGCAAGATTAGAAAAACTGGTGCAAGAACAAGAAATTTACCGCATTAAAGGTTTCGTCGCAGTTGATAATAAACCCATGCGGTTAGTTATGCAAGGTGTAGGAAATAGATTTGATAAATTTTATGATCGTCCTTGGAAACTAGAAGAAGCAAAACAAACCAGTTTAGTTTTTATTGGTCGTAATTTACAATCTTCAGAAATAGAATCTCAATTAGTAGCTTTGTAA
- a CDS encoding type I restriction enzyme HsdR N-terminal domain-containing protein, with protein sequence MTNLRREIETKLNIYTKKYQEEYIKCLIRGIEIPIKVRPEELVRQLFLDFMINESGLFPDFINIKVEANNHDVEIYKKPKNDNFQPYQPPLMIIELKREDVNLYNHYNQIQRYLKKACCNIGILYNYHEIVAFTKKNENFEINNLKHLRDIQSLISKSNNNIDNDLLTVEKSQNGDFESFIYLIKKYGQYTTNRIIFQLKSEESSIVGYFFNIKNNRVYYDVCGKYDKKQRSFNYQDFEKLISITY encoded by the coding sequence ATGACTAATTTACGCAGAGAAATTGAAACAAAACTCAATATATATACAAAAAAATATCAAGAAGAATATATAAAATGTTTAATTAGGGGAATAGAAATTCCAATTAAGGTAAGACCAGAAGAGCTAGTTAGACAATTATTTCTTGATTTTATGATCAATGAAAGTGGATTATTTCCAGATTTTATTAATATCAAAGTTGAGGCAAATAATCATGATGTAGAAATATACAAAAAACCGAAAAATGATAATTTTCAACCATATCAACCTCCTTTGATGATTATAGAGTTAAAACGAGAAGATGTAAATTTATATAATCATTATAATCAAATTCAACGATATCTTAAAAAAGCTTGTTGTAATATTGGAATTTTATATAATTATCATGAAATTGTCGCTTTTACGAAAAAAAATGAGAACTTTGAAATTAATAACCTCAAGCATCTTAGAGACATCCAATCATTAATTTCAAAAAGCAATAACAATATTGATAATGATTTATTAACGGTTGAAAAATCTCAAAATGGAGATTTTGAAAGTTTTATTTATCTTATAAAAAAATATGGACAATATACAACTAATAGAATTATTTTTCAACTTAAATCTGAAGAATCTAGTATAGTAGGATATTTTTTCAATATCAAAAACAATAGAGTGTATTATGATGTCTGTGGTAAATATGATAAGAAACAGAGAAGTTTTAATTACCAAGATTTTGAAAAACTAATTTCTATCACATATTGA
- a CDS encoding type II toxin-antitoxin system HicB family antitoxin, with the protein MIQIEKPTLEYYLTLQYPVTLYPDAEQGGYVVEIKDLPGCFTQGETLEETMININEARELWIETAYEVGDNIPLPSEKDIINYRMADFIGVVENGILAQNIDKELYE; encoded by the coding sequence TTGATACAGATTGAAAAACCAACCCTAGAATACTATTTAACCCTTCAATATCCCGTCACTCTTTACCCTGACGCAGAACAAGGTGGATATGTAGTAGAAATCAAAGATTTACCTGGATGTTTCACTCAAGGAGAAACTCTAGAAGAGACAATGATAAATATCAATGAAGCGAGGGAATTGTGGATTGAAACAGCTTATGAAGTAGGGGATAATATTCCTTTACCGAGTGAAAAAGATATTATAAATTATCGAATGGCTGATTTTATTGGGGTAGTAGAAAATGGAATTTTAGCCCAGAATATAGATAAAGAACTATATGAATAA
- a CDS encoding fasciclin domain-containing protein, protein MANIVDTAENAGSFNTLVAAVKAAGLADTLKGPGPFTVFAPTDEAFAKLPAGTVDALLKDIPKLKKILTYHVVSGKVLAADVVKLKSATTVQGSDVRIDASNGVKINDANVATPDVAADNGVIHVIDTVLIPA, encoded by the coding sequence ATGGCTAACATTGTTGATACTGCCGAAAACGCTGGATCTTTTAACACCTTAGTTGCTGCCGTTAAGGCTGCTGGGTTAGCTGACACTCTCAAAGGTCCAGGACCATTTACAGTTTTTGCACCTACTGATGAGGCATTTGCTAAACTCCCAGCAGGTACCGTAGATGCTTTACTTAAAGACATTCCCAAGCTCAAGAAAATCCTGACTTATCATGTTGTTTCAGGTAAGGTTCTAGCCGCAGATGTAGTTAAACTCAAATCAGCTACTACTGTACAGGGTTCAGACGTAAGAATTGACGCTTCCAATGGTGTAAAGATAAATGATGCTAATGTTGCAACACCAGATGTTGCTGCTGATAACGGCGTTATTCATGTCATTGATACAGTCTTGATTCCTGCGTAA
- a CDS encoding heme oxygenase (biliverdin-producing) produces MSSNLASKLRIGTKKAHTMAENVGFVKCFLKGVVEKNSYRKLVANFYFIYSAMEEEMEKHRNHPIVGKIYFPQLNRKHTLEQDLTYYYGYNWREQIKLSSAGEVYVNRIREISATEPELLIAHSYTRYLGDLSGGQILKGIAQTAMKLGEGEGTAFYEFADITDEKAFKAEYRQNLDAMPIDDATGDRIVEEANAAFGVNMKMFQELEGNLIKAIGIMVYNTLTRKRTKGSTELVTAE; encoded by the coding sequence ATGAGCAGCAATTTAGCCAGCAAATTACGTATAGGTACAAAAAAAGCCCACACAATGGCAGAAAACGTGGGTTTTGTCAAGTGCTTTTTGAAAGGAGTGGTAGAGAAAAATTCCTACCGCAAATTAGTTGCTAACTTTTATTTCATCTACTCGGCAATGGAAGAGGAGATGGAGAAGCACCGCAATCACCCCATTGTCGGCAAAATTTATTTTCCCCAACTCAACCGCAAACATACTTTAGAGCAAGACTTAACTTACTACTACGGTTACAACTGGCGAGAGCAAATCAAATTATCCTCCGCAGGTGAGGTGTATGTAAACCGGATTCGGGAAATTTCTGCCACCGAACCAGAGTTATTAATTGCTCATTCTTATACCCGTTATTTAGGTGATTTATCGGGTGGGCAAATTCTCAAGGGTATTGCTCAAACAGCAATGAAGTTGGGTGAAGGTGAAGGTACTGCCTTTTATGAGTTTGCAGATATTACCGATGAAAAAGCATTTAAAGCTGAGTATCGTCAAAATTTGGATGCTATGCCTATTGATGATGCCACAGGCGATCGCATTGTAGAAGAAGCAAATGCCGCTTTTGGCGTGAACATGAAGATGTTCCAGGAATTAGAAGGTAACTTAATTAAAGCGATCGGTATCATGGTTTATAACACCTTAACCCGCAAACGCACAAAAGGTAGCACTGAATTAGTGACTGCTGAGTAA
- the glmM gene encoding phosphoglucosamine mutase — protein sequence MVSSITRTQGWISEGSNSKSEGLKTEIEQSCALNLIPLPASPLFGTDGIRGQVGELLNAPLALQVGFWAGIILHNHAAEVGPVIVGQDSRNSSDMLAMALSAGLTAAGLEVWYLGLCPTPCVAYLASMSDAIGGIMISASHNPPEDNGIKIFGANGAKLSPRLQAEIESGLRGKISFGAVVDKCGRHHSRKELIGKYREVLQKSLQPTMNLQGMKIVLDLAWGAAVGLAPSVFSEMGAEVICLHNEADGDRINVNCGSTHLDTLQATVKEHHADIGFAFDGDADRVLAVDNTGREINGDYILYLWGRHLQQKQQLPDNLIISTVMANLGFEKAWQQLGGNLIRTAVGDQYVQAEMLKTGGMLGGEQSGHILCRHYGITGDGLLTALHIAAVVKEAGISLSEMVDQSFQTYPQLLRNVRVLDRDRRLGWQDCQPVQNAIAQAEAAMGDDGRILVRASGTEPVIRVMVEAANAELANYWTSELVSQVQQHLG from the coding sequence ATGGTTTCCTCTATAACTCGAACTCAAGGCTGGATTTCTGAGGGTTCTAATTCCAAATCAGAAGGATTAAAAACAGAAATTGAACAGAGTTGTGCGCTGAATTTAATTCCCCTACCTGCAAGTCCCCTATTCGGTACAGATGGTATTCGTGGCCAAGTTGGAGAGTTACTAAATGCGCCTTTAGCATTGCAAGTGGGTTTTTGGGCGGGGATTATTTTGCATAATCATGCGGCTGAAGTTGGCCCTGTGATTGTGGGACAGGATTCTAGAAATTCCAGCGATATGTTAGCCATGGCCTTGAGTGCAGGTTTAACAGCAGCAGGGCTAGAAGTTTGGTATTTAGGGTTATGTCCTACTCCTTGTGTGGCATATCTTGCCAGCATGAGTGATGCTATCGGTGGGATCATGATTTCTGCCAGCCACAACCCACCAGAAGATAATGGCATTAAAATTTTTGGTGCAAATGGTGCGAAGTTATCTCCAAGATTACAGGCGGAAATTGAATCAGGATTACGAGGGAAAATATCATTTGGGGCGGTTGTGGATAAATGCGGACGGCATCATTCACGGAAAGAGTTAATAGGCAAATATCGTGAGGTCTTGCAAAAATCTTTACAACCTACGATGAATCTTCAAGGGATGAAGATTGTTTTAGATTTGGCTTGGGGGGCAGCAGTTGGGTTAGCACCATCGGTATTTTCGGAAATGGGTGCAGAGGTGATTTGTCTGCATAATGAAGCTGATGGCGATCGCATTAATGTTAATTGTGGTTCGACTCATTTAGATACTCTCCAAGCAACGGTTAAAGAACATCACGCCGATATAGGTTTTGCCTTTGATGGTGATGCAGACAGGGTTTTAGCTGTAGACAATACTGGTAGAGAAATTAATGGCGATTACATTCTCTATCTTTGGGGTCGCCACCTGCAACAAAAGCAACAGTTACCAGACAATCTGATTATTTCTACTGTTATGGCTAACTTAGGCTTTGAAAAAGCTTGGCAGCAATTAGGTGGTAACTTAATTCGCACAGCCGTGGGTGATCAATATGTGCAAGCCGAAATGCTAAAAACTGGGGGAATGCTAGGAGGTGAACAATCAGGCCACATTCTCTGTCGTCATTATGGCATTACTGGTGATGGCTTGTTAACAGCTTTACATATAGCTGCTGTCGTCAAAGAAGCAGGTATTTCTCTGAGTGAAATGGTAGATCAAAGTTTTCAGACCTACCCCCAATTATTACGTAATGTGCGAGTATTAGATCGTGACCGCCGTTTAGGATGGCAAGATTGTCAACCTGTACAAAATGCGATCGCCCAAGCCGAAGCTGCAATGGGTGATGATGGCAGAATTTTAGTCCGCGCATCCGGTACAGAACCAGTCATCCGCGTCATGGTCGAAGCAGCCAATGCTGAACTTGCCAACTATTGGACAAGTGAATTAGTCTCACAAGTCCAACAACATTTAGGATAA
- the hpsL gene encoding hormogonium polysaccharide biosynthesis protein HpsL has product MAKTKKSRKAKKQSSADKPTLSLKEQLAQKRQAALARKEFISLLTIAGGVSLFVGLMIFFVGGIKLAVPAILGILILSFSYKYPRHAIYAFIIYLPFAGTIIYYIGNNPVMQLAKDAFYIPAAIALWQTCRQKKQPFIVPQAIKTPLWILFGCSMLTLIFINGGEQFNPPISNGVLSAPSSDIPLGVGILGLKVFLGYLPLISCAYYLIRNQQDFLLFSRTQIVLILVCCLLGIMQYFLLTIGVCKGTVGVEGDALFKATLEARCYVGGALLYTPEQGVIRLPGTFVAPWQWAWFLISSTFFTFATSFSDRSIIWRIIGLVTLALVFMNAVVSGQRIALALVPTCFVLLLFLTGQVGNLKRFIPVGGAIVLILGIAMAANPVVVQDRIDSFTSRWNASPPQAFILDQFEENWKGVKTPIGSGLGRATNSARALGSTKLVETYYPKVLYEVGIVGVLAFLGLVTSITIATFKVYRSIKDLNLRTYGASMWVFILAISYNTYYYPLDVDPVCVYYWLSIGILLKLPLLEQQLSPDEKLINQKGRKKRPFKNNLKSQPSI; this is encoded by the coding sequence ATGGCAAAAACCAAAAAATCCCGCAAAGCAAAAAAGCAGTCGTCAGCTGACAAACCCACTCTCAGCCTTAAAGAACAATTAGCCCAGAAACGACAAGCCGCCCTAGCGCGCAAAGAATTTATCAGCTTACTTACTATTGCTGGGGGGGTTAGCTTATTCGTAGGATTAATGATTTTTTTTGTAGGGGGAATTAAACTAGCAGTCCCCGCTATATTAGGAATTTTAATACTGTCATTTTCTTATAAATATCCACGCCACGCTATATACGCCTTTATCATCTACTTACCTTTTGCAGGGACAATTATTTACTACATTGGCAATAATCCCGTCATGCAATTAGCTAAAGATGCTTTTTATATCCCCGCTGCGATCGCACTTTGGCAAACTTGCCGCCAGAAAAAGCAACCTTTCATCGTTCCCCAAGCCATTAAAACCCCATTATGGATTCTCTTTGGCTGCTCTATGCTAACCCTGATATTCATCAATGGAGGAGAGCAGTTTAACCCACCTATCAGTAATGGAGTTCTAAGCGCACCTTCTAGTGACATACCCCTTGGAGTGGGAATTCTCGGCTTAAAAGTATTTTTGGGCTATTTACCCTTAATTAGTTGTGCCTACTATTTAATTCGCAATCAGCAAGATTTTTTGCTGTTCTCGCGTACTCAGATCGTGCTGATCCTGGTGTGCTGTCTCTTAGGAATCATGCAATATTTTCTACTCACAATAGGAGTATGTAAAGGGACTGTTGGTGTTGAAGGGGATGCTTTATTTAAAGCCACACTCGAAGCTCGTTGTTATGTGGGTGGGGCATTATTATATACCCCTGAACAAGGGGTAATCCGATTACCAGGAACATTTGTAGCCCCTTGGCAGTGGGCCTGGTTCTTAATTTCTAGTACATTTTTTACCTTTGCTACTAGTTTTAGCGATCGCTCCATTATTTGGCGGATAATTGGCTTAGTGACTCTCGCATTAGTCTTTATGAATGCAGTTGTTTCAGGCCAGAGAATTGCCCTAGCTTTAGTCCCAACCTGCTTCGTGCTTTTGTTATTCTTGACTGGTCAAGTGGGAAACCTCAAACGGTTTATCCCTGTAGGAGGAGCGATCGTTTTAATTTTGGGAATTGCCATGGCAGCTAACCCTGTTGTTGTCCAAGATAGAATAGATAGCTTTACAAGTCGTTGGAATGCGTCACCACCGCAAGCATTTATTCTGGATCAATTTGAAGAGAATTGGAAAGGTGTCAAAACCCCCATTGGTTCTGGTTTAGGAAGAGCTACCAACTCGGCTCGCGCATTGGGTTCAACCAAGTTGGTGGAAACTTACTACCCTAAAGTGTTGTATGAAGTGGGAATTGTGGGAGTACTAGCTTTTCTAGGCCTTGTTACCAGTATAACGATTGCTACTTTTAAAGTATATCGCTCCATAAAAGACCTTAATTTACGGACATATGGTGCTAGTATGTGGGTGTTTATACTAGCTATTAGTTATAATACTTATTACTATCCTCTAGATGTCGATCCCGTATGTGTCTATTATTGGTTGAGTATAGGGATATTACTCAAGTTGCCATTGCTGGAGCAACAACTGAGTCCAGACGAGAAGCTAATTAACCAAAAAGGTCGGAAAAAACGTCCATTTAAAAATAATCTCAAGAGTCAACCATCTATCTGA
- a CDS encoding glycosyltransferase family 4 protein has protein sequence MKKLKVVISGQKHISTHNLPRNSRHTLIYPQPFPRGKYPIAKLWHPLGSFIPWRPIWSGYEVIHSFNRIISTNKPWFVTFEDHRSLYRNPKNQLESIVYNILNNRLGLDNCQKIIAMSEFAKYRIIKRIEGWDVSEKIKQKLTVIHPNFPVRANHPKTYDQKQELQFIFVGGHIARKGGIVALRFAKKAEQLGLPIKVHIISGLVMGKGVPTDFPNRDKYAEDLKLLDLNNVIYHKSLPNKQVLELLSQSHFQLLATLQDTYGFSIAEGFSVATPAISTNICALPELIRPGENGYLLDLPLNESRQWKNWVNTEKLPTDEYWQILNSTYDDLAAAALQEIIKFLDRDDKQEHYESLSTGALAQAQNVNNAEKQNQLFDDLYAAAAGVY, from the coding sequence ATGAAAAAGCTCAAAGTAGTGATTAGCGGTCAAAAACACATCAGCACACACAACTTACCCCGTAATTCTCGACATACTCTCATTTATCCCCAACCTTTTCCCAGAGGTAAATATCCAATAGCAAAATTATGGCATCCTTTAGGTAGCTTTATACCTTGGCGACCAATATGGAGTGGTTATGAAGTAATTCACTCTTTTAATAGAATTATATCTACAAATAAACCTTGGTTTGTCACATTTGAAGACCACCGTTCTTTATATAGAAATCCCAAAAATCAACTAGAATCTATAGTCTATAACATCTTAAATAATCGCTTAGGACTAGATAATTGCCAGAAAATTATCGCTATGTCAGAGTTTGCCAAATACAGAATTATCAAGAGAATAGAAGGCTGGGATGTATCAGAAAAAATCAAACAAAAACTAACTGTAATTCATCCTAATTTTCCTGTGAGGGCTAATCATCCTAAAACCTACGACCAAAAACAAGAACTCCAATTTATTTTTGTAGGTGGTCATATTGCTAGAAAGGGTGGAATTGTTGCCCTCAGATTCGCTAAAAAAGCCGAACAATTAGGCTTACCGATTAAAGTACATATTATATCTGGATTGGTAATGGGTAAAGGCGTACCTACAGACTTTCCTAATCGAGATAAATATGCTGAAGATTTGAAACTACTAGATTTAAATAATGTTATTTATCATAAAAGTCTTCCTAATAAACAAGTACTGGAATTACTCTCACAAAGTCATTTCCAATTATTGGCAACTTTACAGGATACCTATGGATTTAGTATTGCCGAAGGATTTTCTGTGGCTACACCAGCAATATCAACTAATATCTGTGCATTACCAGAGTTAATTAGACCTGGAGAAAATGGATATCTGTTAGATTTACCACTTAATGAATCTAGACAATGGAAAAATTGGGTAAATACTGAAAAATTACCAACTGATGAATATTGGCAAATTTTGAATAGTACCTATGATGATTTAGCAGCAGCAGCTTTGCAAGAAATTATCAAATTTTTAGACAGAGATGATAAACAAGAACATTACGAATCTTTAAGTACTGGAGCATTAGCACAGGCACAAAACGTAAATAACGCCGAAAAACAAAATCAGCTATTCGATGATCTCTATGCAGCCGCAGCAGGGGTATACTGA
- the hpsN gene encoding hormogonium polysaccharide biosynthesis glycosyltransferase HpsN yields MDNYPLISVVIPTYRREKLLQDSIVDVLRQDYPHFEVLVVDQTQTHEPETQAFLEEMSAAGKIKLLRLNWASLPGARNYAVRRSQGEIVLFIDDDVELEPGFLSAHVKNYLQNPEIGAVAGRVFDRMKLGDSGGKLEIEYLPPEAMDPGIAWYHIDLVHTTKPQQVLTARGCNMSFRREIFTKYGLKFDERFRGSAVREESDFCLRVRKTGYKIWYDPEAHLVHLGEETGGCHDISMRSLNYQITFYHNHFLLGLKNLTFTQALRLYGRLFDCHVLGNPPCYKSGSPIKVATRGVFYVLGFLKAVGSMIQSLWNDGQIYSRLDQQI; encoded by the coding sequence ATGGATAATTACCCTTTAATTTCAGTCGTTATCCCTACATATAGAAGGGAAAAACTTTTGCAAGATAGCATTGTTGATGTTTTAAGGCAGGACTATCCGCATTTTGAAGTTTTAGTAGTAGATCAAACTCAAACTCACGAACCAGAAACTCAAGCCTTTTTGGAAGAAATGTCAGCAGCAGGTAAAATTAAATTGTTGCGTTTGAATTGGGCGAGTTTACCAGGGGCGCGAAATTATGCAGTGAGAAGATCACAGGGTGAAATCGTCTTATTTATTGATGATGATGTAGAGTTAGAACCTGGATTTTTAAGCGCCCATGTCAAAAATTATTTGCAAAATCCAGAAATAGGGGCTGTTGCGGGGCGAGTATTTGACAGAATGAAATTAGGCGACTCTGGGGGAAAATTGGAGATTGAATATTTACCCCCGGAAGCAATGGACCCTGGAATTGCTTGGTATCACATTGATTTAGTCCATACTACCAAACCCCAACAAGTGCTTACAGCGCGGGGTTGTAATATGTCTTTTCGCCGCGAAATTTTTACTAAGTATGGACTGAAGTTTGATGAAAGGTTTCGGGGTAGTGCGGTGCGGGAAGAGTCAGATTTCTGTTTGCGGGTGAGAAAAACAGGATATAAGATTTGGTATGACCCAGAGGCTCATTTGGTACATTTAGGGGAAGAAACGGGAGGCTGTCATGATATTAGTATGCGATCGCTAAATTATCAAATCACTTTCTATCACAACCATTTTTTACTGGGGCTGAAAAACCTGACCTTTACTCAAGCTTTACGTCTTTACGGACGTTTGTTTGATTGTCATGTTCTGGGGAATCCACCTTGTTATAAAAGCGGTTCTCCGATTAAAGTGGCAACTCGCGGGGTTTTCTATGTTTTGGGTTTTCTGAAAGCTGTGGGTAGTATGATTCAATCACTCTGGAATGATGGGCAAATTTATAGTCGGTTAGATCAACAAATTTAG